Part of the Citrobacter sp. Marseille-Q6884 genome, GGGCTGAAAGCAGAACGTGTGGATGGTGTTCTCAAATTGTTTGCCCAGCTCATGCCAAATGACTGGCTGATTGCCACCAACGAATCCGGGCAGAAACTTTTTACATCTATTGAAGTTGTCGAGAACTTTGCCGGCACCGGGAAATATTATTTGTTTGGGCTGGCGGTTACAGATATTCCGGCCTCTCTGGGTACTGATCGCCTGATGTTTAGTATGGGCAGTACGCAATCTGCGCTGGAACAGGGAGGAGCAGAAATGTTTTCTCTCGGTGAACTCAGTGAAGTTAGCGAAGAAGCCAAAGCCCGGGAGAAGAACTTCCTCCAGCGCTTCTTCAGCCGCAACAAAGACAACCCACCTCAAACCAAGGACGAGGACGAAATGACCAAGGAACAGTTCGATGCGCTGATGGGGCGCATGGATACGCAGGATGCGGCGATTACCGGCATTCAGGAACAGGTGAAAGCGTTCAGTGCCGGTAATCAACCCGCCGATCCTCAAAAGCAGGAAATTAAGCCGGAAGACA contains:
- a CDS encoding GPO family capsid scaffolding protein; protein product: MPRLRTDWICVATAGKTADGREIKEEWLQEAADTYNPQTYTALIWPRHDTLEARAWSYNYGEVAGLKAERVDGVLKLFAQLMPNDWLIATNESGQKLFTSIEVVENFAGTGKYYLFGLAVTDIPASLGTDRLMFSMGSTQSALEQGGAEMFSLGELSEVSEEAKAREKNFLQRFFSRNKDNPPQTKDEDEMTKEQFDALMGRMDTQDAAITGIQEQVKAFSAGNQPADPQKQEIKPEDKPTTVITAEQFTQLEGKLDGLVQKFEQVASANTTKKPDENPGEENKVWL